The proteins below are encoded in one region of Patescibacteria group bacterium:
- a CDS encoding CDP-alcohol phosphatidyltransferase family protein — protein sequence MIKEFLNPDRFTLGLGRLAAKITPRPNVWTVISFVPAVIGFVLVAWGNIIWGIIMFFLAGAMDSIDGAVARSQNRTTHLGAFLDGTVDRFIDFLLIFSFLFLELPDFFMPISWWIVIAVYFALMPTFIVAYANHRLAVPDPTEKVIWRILHRTEMYPLFVIALIMAVFSLDWSMYIIVFTTIFSIITTFQTIYLTVTKSKNYPQQ from the coding sequence ATGATCAAAGAATTTTTAAATCCGGATCGGTTTACTTTAGGGTTGGGTCGTTTAGCGGCAAAAATAACTCCCCGGCCAAACGTTTGGACGGTAATTTCCTTTGTCCCCGCGGTTATCGGGTTTGTTTTGGTCGCTTGGGGAAATATTATCTGGGGGATCATCATGTTTTTTCTGGCAGGGGCGATGGATTCGATTGATGGTGCGGTAGCTCGTTCACAGAACCGCACAACCCACCTGGGCGCATTTTTAGACGGGACCGTTGACCGTTTTATTGATTTTTTATTAATCTTCAGCTTTTTATTTTTAGAGTTGCCGGATTTTTTTATGCCAATTTCCTGGTGGATTGTGATTGCTGTTTATTTTGCCCTGATGCCGACTTTTATCGTGGCTTACGCCAATCATCGCCTGGCAGTTCCAGATCCGACGGAAAAAGTTATCTGGCGCATATTGCACCGAACGGAAATGTACCCATTGTTTGTGATTGCATTGATTATGGCTGTGTTTAGTTTGGATTGGTCAATGTATATTATTGTATTTACTACGATATTTTCTATTATTACAACTTTTCAAACAATCTATCTGACGGTCACAAAATCAAAAAATTATCCCCAACAATAG